Proteins encoded by one window of Crassostrea angulata isolate pt1a10 chromosome 9, ASM2561291v2, whole genome shotgun sequence:
- the LOC128162714 gene encoding beta-galactosidase-like isoform X2, with protein sequence MTEKMAATRRWIFLSCCIVCLLSACQLSQAQNRTFEIDYLGNTFVKDGKAFRYVSGSIHYMRVPKEYWRDRLEKMYAAGLDAIQFYIPWNYHEPEIGQYNFEGQRDFVQFIKLAQEVGLLVLIRAGPYICGEWEFGGFPAWLLKENPKMVLRKMDPTYIKYVDTWMDKLLPMLTPLMYENGGPILMVQIENEYGSFYTCDHDYMAHLRDKAREHLGPRALLYTTDGSGDGFLKCGTVPGAYVTVDFGNSFNPQKSFQPQRDYEPFGPLVNSEFYPGWLDHWGYPHSTVNLDVFSKALDLLLDYGANVNMYMFEGGTNFGFWNGADYDAAGSKSGSKNLKGANYAPYQAVPTSYDYDAPLTEAGDITDKYIAIRQVISKYKQLPSMPIPKNTTKTAYGKVEMSFMATVQDALQTLCPKGPIKSQYPLTMEAIGQWQGFVLYRHTLLGDTPSEPKTLDLSGVRDRAYLMINQVPQGIFDRNGQKTMNLTLKVNETIDILVENMGHIGFGSEMNNNSKGLISNVTFGGSILTGWSIFPLTVENFKPSSLSGIYRDKPFRNGNLTTPSFYVGKLHVPKEPSDTFLDMSAWGKGQNLIMSSSMINVGRYWPYVGPQVRLYVPKPFLAPSPTINYIIMFELEQAPCDTADKCTVEFVDQALINAAPHKPNFEREETVFSRKRISV encoded by the exons ATGACAGAAAAAATGGCTGCCACGAGGAGGTGGATTTTCCTGTCCTGTTGTATAGTTTGTTTACTGTCGGCAtgtcaattatctcag GCACAGAACAGGACATTCGAGATAGACTACCTGGGGAACACATTTGTGAAAGATGGCAAGGCTTTCCGCTATGTGTCAGGAAGCATCCATTACATGAGAGTTCCAAAGGAATACTGGCGAGATCGACTTGAGAAGATGTATGCTGCAGGATTAGATGCTATTCAGTT CTACATTCCCTGGAACTACCATGAACCAGAGATAGGGCAGTACAACTTTGAAGGTCAAAGAGACTTTGTGCAGTTTATCAAACTAGCACAGGAAGTGGGTTTACTGGTTCTAATTCGAGCTGGCCCCTATATCTGTGGAGAATGGGAATTT GGAGGATTCCCAGCCTGGTTGTTGAAGGAAAATCCCAAGATGGTGCTCAGGAAAATGGATCCAA CGTACATTAAGTATGTGGACACTTGGATGGACAAGCTATTGCCGATGTTAACTCCACTCATGTATGAAAACGGGGGCCCAATTCTAATGGTTCAG ATTGAGAATGAATACGGCAGTTTCTATACTTGCGACCATGACTACATGGCCCATTTAAGAGACAAGGCTCGAGAACATTTGGGGCCCCGTGCCTTGCTTTACACCACCGACGGGAGCGGGGATGGGTTCCTTAAATGTGGCACAGTACCAGGGGCATATGTCACCGTGGACTTTGGCAATTCCt TCAATCCACAGAAGTCTTTCCAGCCACAGAGGGACTATGAACCGTTCGGACCTCTG GTAAACTCAGAGTTTTACCCTGGATGGCTTGACCACTGGGGCTACCCTCACTCCACGGTCAACTTAGACGTCTTCTCCAAGGCATTGGACCTGCTGCTGGACTATGGGGCCAATGTCAACAT GTATATGTTTGAAGGAGGAACGAATTTTGGCTTTTGGAATG GTGCTGATTATGACGCTGCAGGTTCTAAATCAGGCTCTAAGAATCTAAAAG GTGCAAATTATGCCCCATACCAAGCAGTGCCCACTAGCTATGATTATGATGCACCGTTAACAGAGGCAGGGGACATAACTGATAAATACATCGCTATCAGACAGGTCATTTCTAAG TACAAGCAGCTACCAAGCATGCCAATCCCAAAGAATACCACAAAAACAGCATACGGCAAAGTGGAAATGAGCTTT ATGGCGACTGTTCAAGATGCTTTGCAAACTCTTTGTCCAAAAGGACCAATAAAATCCCAATACCCACTTACAATGGAGGCCATCGGACAG TGGCAGGGATTTGTACTGTATAGACACACCTTGTTAGGGGACACTCCATCGGAACCCAAAACATTGGATCTGTCTGGAGTCAGGGACCGGGCTTATCTGATGATTAACCAG GTTCCGCAAGGAATATTTGATCGCAATGGACAGAAGACAATGAATCTCACCCTGAAGGTCAATGAAACTATTGATATCTTGGTGGAGAATATGGGCCATATTGGATTTGGATCTGAGATGAACAATAATTCAAAG GGCCTGATCAGTAATGTCACATTTGGTGGCTCCATTTTGACTGGATGGTCAATATTTCCACTCACGGTCGAAAACTTTAAACCTTCAAGTCTTTCAGGAATATATAG AGATAAACCATTTAGGAATGGTAATTTGACCACACCCTCCTTCTATGTGGGTAAACTCCACGTCCCCAAAGAACCATCGGATACCTTCCTAGACATGAGTGCCTGGGGAAAG GGTCAGAATTTAATCATGTCATCGTCCATGATCAACGTGGGGCGATACTGGCCCTACGTGGGGCCCCAGGTCCGACTCTACGTCCCGAAGCCATTCCTCGCCCCCTCTCCTACAATCAATTACATCATCATGTTCGAGCTGGAACAAGCCCCCTGTGATACCGCTGACAAGTGCACTGTTGAGTTTGTGGATCAAGCTTTAATTAACGCAGCGCCTCACAAACCAAACTTTGAGCGGGAGGAGACAGTATTCTCGAGAAAGCGAATTTCTGTATAA
- the LOC128162714 gene encoding beta-galactosidase-like isoform X4 → MTEKMAATRRWIFLSCCIVCLLSACQLSQAQNRTFEIDYLGNTFVKDGKAFRYVSGSIHYMRVPKEYWRDRLEKMYAAGLDAIQFYIPWNYHEPEIGQYNFEGQRDFVQFIKLAQEVGLLVLIRAGPYICGEWEFGGFPAWLLKENPKMVLRKMDPTYIKYVDTWMDKLLPMLTPLMYENGGPILMVQIENEYGSFYTCDHDYMAHLRDKAREHLGPRALLYTTDGSGDGFLKCGTVPGAYVTVDFGNSFNPQKSFQPQRDYEPFGPLVNSEFYPGWLDHWGYPHSTVNLDVFSKALDLLLDYGANVNMYMFEGGTNFGFWNGANYAPYQAVPTSYDYDAPLTEAGDITDKYIAIRQVISKYKQLPSMPIPKNTTKTAYGKVEMSFMATVQDALQTLCPKGPIKSQYPLTMEAIGQWQGFVLYRHTLLGDTPSEPKTLDLSGVRDRAYLMINQVPQGIFDRNGQKTMNLTLKVNETIDILVENMGHIGFGSEMNNNSKGLISNVTFGGSILTGWSIFPLTVENFKPSSLSGIYRDKPFRNGNLTTPSFYVGKLHVPKEPSDTFLDMSAWGKGQNLIMSSSMINVGRYWPYVGPQVRLYVPKPFLAPSPTINYIIMFELEQAPCDTADKCTVEFVDQALINAAPHKPNFEREETVFSRKRISV, encoded by the exons ATGACAGAAAAAATGGCTGCCACGAGGAGGTGGATTTTCCTGTCCTGTTGTATAGTTTGTTTACTGTCGGCAtgtcaattatctcag GCACAGAACAGGACATTCGAGATAGACTACCTGGGGAACACATTTGTGAAAGATGGCAAGGCTTTCCGCTATGTGTCAGGAAGCATCCATTACATGAGAGTTCCAAAGGAATACTGGCGAGATCGACTTGAGAAGATGTATGCTGCAGGATTAGATGCTATTCAGTT CTACATTCCCTGGAACTACCATGAACCAGAGATAGGGCAGTACAACTTTGAAGGTCAAAGAGACTTTGTGCAGTTTATCAAACTAGCACAGGAAGTGGGTTTACTGGTTCTAATTCGAGCTGGCCCCTATATCTGTGGAGAATGGGAATTT GGAGGATTCCCAGCCTGGTTGTTGAAGGAAAATCCCAAGATGGTGCTCAGGAAAATGGATCCAA CGTACATTAAGTATGTGGACACTTGGATGGACAAGCTATTGCCGATGTTAACTCCACTCATGTATGAAAACGGGGGCCCAATTCTAATGGTTCAG ATTGAGAATGAATACGGCAGTTTCTATACTTGCGACCATGACTACATGGCCCATTTAAGAGACAAGGCTCGAGAACATTTGGGGCCCCGTGCCTTGCTTTACACCACCGACGGGAGCGGGGATGGGTTCCTTAAATGTGGCACAGTACCAGGGGCATATGTCACCGTGGACTTTGGCAATTCCt TCAATCCACAGAAGTCTTTCCAGCCACAGAGGGACTATGAACCGTTCGGACCTCTG GTAAACTCAGAGTTTTACCCTGGATGGCTTGACCACTGGGGCTACCCTCACTCCACGGTCAACTTAGACGTCTTCTCCAAGGCATTGGACCTGCTGCTGGACTATGGGGCCAATGTCAACAT GTATATGTTTGAAGGAGGAACGAATTTTGGCTTTTGGAATG GTGCAAATTATGCCCCATACCAAGCAGTGCCCACTAGCTATGATTATGATGCACCGTTAACAGAGGCAGGGGACATAACTGATAAATACATCGCTATCAGACAGGTCATTTCTAAG TACAAGCAGCTACCAAGCATGCCAATCCCAAAGAATACCACAAAAACAGCATACGGCAAAGTGGAAATGAGCTTT ATGGCGACTGTTCAAGATGCTTTGCAAACTCTTTGTCCAAAAGGACCAATAAAATCCCAATACCCACTTACAATGGAGGCCATCGGACAG TGGCAGGGATTTGTACTGTATAGACACACCTTGTTAGGGGACACTCCATCGGAACCCAAAACATTGGATCTGTCTGGAGTCAGGGACCGGGCTTATCTGATGATTAACCAG GTTCCGCAAGGAATATTTGATCGCAATGGACAGAAGACAATGAATCTCACCCTGAAGGTCAATGAAACTATTGATATCTTGGTGGAGAATATGGGCCATATTGGATTTGGATCTGAGATGAACAATAATTCAAAG GGCCTGATCAGTAATGTCACATTTGGTGGCTCCATTTTGACTGGATGGTCAATATTTCCACTCACGGTCGAAAACTTTAAACCTTCAAGTCTTTCAGGAATATATAG AGATAAACCATTTAGGAATGGTAATTTGACCACACCCTCCTTCTATGTGGGTAAACTCCACGTCCCCAAAGAACCATCGGATACCTTCCTAGACATGAGTGCCTGGGGAAAG GGTCAGAATTTAATCATGTCATCGTCCATGATCAACGTGGGGCGATACTGGCCCTACGTGGGGCCCCAGGTCCGACTCTACGTCCCGAAGCCATTCCTCGCCCCCTCTCCTACAATCAATTACATCATCATGTTCGAGCTGGAACAAGCCCCCTGTGATACCGCTGACAAGTGCACTGTTGAGTTTGTGGATCAAGCTTTAATTAACGCAGCGCCTCACAAACCAAACTTTGAGCGGGAGGAGACAGTATTCTCGAGAAAGCGAATTTCTGTATAA
- the LOC128162714 gene encoding beta-galactosidase-like isoform X3 gives MTEKMAATRRWIFLSCCIVCLLSACQLSQAQNRTFEIDYLGNTFVKDGKAFRYVSGSIHYMRVPKEYWRDRLEKMYAAGLDAIQFYIPWNYHEPEIGQYNFEGQRDFVQFIKLAQEVGLLVLIRAGPYICGEWEFGGFPAWLLKENPKMVLRKMDPTYIKYVDTWMDKLLPMLTPLMYENGGPILMVQIENEYGSYFACDHDYMAHLFIKARQILGPRSIIYTTDGDLQSNFQCGPTPGAYATTDFGVTLFFNPQKSFQPQRDYEPFGPLVNSEFYPGWLDHWGYPHSTVNLDVFSKALDLLLDYGANVNMYMFEGGTNFGFWNGANYAPYQAVPTSYDYDAPLTEAGDITDKYIAIRQVISKYKQLPSMPIPKNTTKTAYGKVEMSFMATVQDALQTLCPKGPIKSQYPLTMEAIGQWQGFVLYRHTLLGDTPSEPKTLDLSGVRDRAYLMINQVPQGIFDRNGQKTMNLTLKVNETIDILVENMGHIGFGSEMNNNSKGLISNVTFGGSILTGWSIFPLTVENFKPSSLSGIYRDKPFRNGNLTTPSFYVGKLHVPKEPSDTFLDMSAWGKGQNLIMSSSMINVGRYWPYVGPQVRLYVPKPFLAPSPTINYIIMFELEQAPCDTADKCTVEFVDQALINAAPHKPNFEREETVFSRKRISV, from the exons ATGACAGAAAAAATGGCTGCCACGAGGAGGTGGATTTTCCTGTCCTGTTGTATAGTTTGTTTACTGTCGGCAtgtcaattatctcag GCACAGAACAGGACATTCGAGATAGACTACCTGGGGAACACATTTGTGAAAGATGGCAAGGCTTTCCGCTATGTGTCAGGAAGCATCCATTACATGAGAGTTCCAAAGGAATACTGGCGAGATCGACTTGAGAAGATGTATGCTGCAGGATTAGATGCTATTCAGTT CTACATTCCCTGGAACTACCATGAACCAGAGATAGGGCAGTACAACTTTGAAGGTCAAAGAGACTTTGTGCAGTTTATCAAACTAGCACAGGAAGTGGGTTTACTGGTTCTAATTCGAGCTGGCCCCTATATCTGTGGAGAATGGGAATTT GGAGGATTCCCAGCCTGGTTGTTGAAGGAAAATCCCAAGATGGTGCTCAGGAAAATGGATCCAA CGTACATTAAGTATGTGGACACTTGGATGGACAAGCTATTGCCGATGTTAACTCCACTCATGTATGAAAACGGGGGCCCAATTCTAATGGTTCAG ATTGAGAACGAGTATGGTAGTTATTTTGCCTGTGACCATGACTACATGGCCCATCTATTTATCAAAGCGAGGCAAATCCTGGGGCCCAGGTCTATAATTTACACCACGGACGGTGACCTGCAGTCCAACTTTCAGTGTGGCCCCACCCCTGGGGCCTACGCCACAACAGATTTTGGGGTCACCCTTTTCT TCAATCCACAGAAGTCTTTCCAGCCACAGAGGGACTATGAACCGTTCGGACCTCTG GTAAACTCAGAGTTTTACCCTGGATGGCTTGACCACTGGGGCTACCCTCACTCCACGGTCAACTTAGACGTCTTCTCCAAGGCATTGGACCTGCTGCTGGACTATGGGGCCAATGTCAACAT GTATATGTTTGAAGGAGGAACGAATTTTGGCTTTTGGAATG GTGCAAATTATGCCCCATACCAAGCAGTGCCCACTAGCTATGATTATGATGCACCGTTAACAGAGGCAGGGGACATAACTGATAAATACATCGCTATCAGACAGGTCATTTCTAAG TACAAGCAGCTACCAAGCATGCCAATCCCAAAGAATACCACAAAAACAGCATACGGCAAAGTGGAAATGAGCTTT ATGGCGACTGTTCAAGATGCTTTGCAAACTCTTTGTCCAAAAGGACCAATAAAATCCCAATACCCACTTACAATGGAGGCCATCGGACAG TGGCAGGGATTTGTACTGTATAGACACACCTTGTTAGGGGACACTCCATCGGAACCCAAAACATTGGATCTGTCTGGAGTCAGGGACCGGGCTTATCTGATGATTAACCAG GTTCCGCAAGGAATATTTGATCGCAATGGACAGAAGACAATGAATCTCACCCTGAAGGTCAATGAAACTATTGATATCTTGGTGGAGAATATGGGCCATATTGGATTTGGATCTGAGATGAACAATAATTCAAAG GGCCTGATCAGTAATGTCACATTTGGTGGCTCCATTTTGACTGGATGGTCAATATTTCCACTCACGGTCGAAAACTTTAAACCTTCAAGTCTTTCAGGAATATATAG AGATAAACCATTTAGGAATGGTAATTTGACCACACCCTCCTTCTATGTGGGTAAACTCCACGTCCCCAAAGAACCATCGGATACCTTCCTAGACATGAGTGCCTGGGGAAAG GGTCAGAATTTAATCATGTCATCGTCCATGATCAACGTGGGGCGATACTGGCCCTACGTGGGGCCCCAGGTCCGACTCTACGTCCCGAAGCCATTCCTCGCCCCCTCTCCTACAATCAATTACATCATCATGTTCGAGCTGGAACAAGCCCCCTGTGATACCGCTGACAAGTGCACTGTTGAGTTTGTGGATCAAGCTTTAATTAACGCAGCGCCTCACAAACCAAACTTTGAGCGGGAGGAGACAGTATTCTCGAGAAAGCGAATTTCTGTATAA
- the LOC128162714 gene encoding beta-galactosidase-like isoform X1, with amino-acid sequence MTEKMAATRRWIFLSCCIVCLLSACQLSQAQNRTFEIDYLGNTFVKDGKAFRYVSGSIHYMRVPKEYWRDRLEKMYAAGLDAIQFYIPWNYHEPEIGQYNFEGQRDFVQFIKLAQEVGLLVLIRAGPYICGEWEFGGFPAWLLKENPKMVLRKMDPTYIKYVDTWMDKLLPMLTPLMYENGGPILMVQIENEYGSYFACDHDYMAHLFIKARQILGPRSIIYTTDGDLQSNFQCGPTPGAYATTDFGVTLFFNPQKSFQPQRDYEPFGPLVNSEFYPGWLDHWGYPHSTVNLDVFSKALDLLLDYGANVNMYMFEGGTNFGFWNGADYDAAGSKSGSKNLKGANYAPYQAVPTSYDYDAPLTEAGDITDKYIAIRQVISKYKQLPSMPIPKNTTKTAYGKVEMSFMATVQDALQTLCPKGPIKSQYPLTMEAIGQWQGFVLYRHTLLGDTPSEPKTLDLSGVRDRAYLMINQVPQGIFDRNGQKTMNLTLKVNETIDILVENMGHIGFGSEMNNNSKGLISNVTFGGSILTGWSIFPLTVENFKPSSLSGIYRDKPFRNGNLTTPSFYVGKLHVPKEPSDTFLDMSAWGKGQNLIMSSSMINVGRYWPYVGPQVRLYVPKPFLAPSPTINYIIMFELEQAPCDTADKCTVEFVDQALINAAPHKPNFEREETVFSRKRISV; translated from the exons ATGACAGAAAAAATGGCTGCCACGAGGAGGTGGATTTTCCTGTCCTGTTGTATAGTTTGTTTACTGTCGGCAtgtcaattatctcag GCACAGAACAGGACATTCGAGATAGACTACCTGGGGAACACATTTGTGAAAGATGGCAAGGCTTTCCGCTATGTGTCAGGAAGCATCCATTACATGAGAGTTCCAAAGGAATACTGGCGAGATCGACTTGAGAAGATGTATGCTGCAGGATTAGATGCTATTCAGTT CTACATTCCCTGGAACTACCATGAACCAGAGATAGGGCAGTACAACTTTGAAGGTCAAAGAGACTTTGTGCAGTTTATCAAACTAGCACAGGAAGTGGGTTTACTGGTTCTAATTCGAGCTGGCCCCTATATCTGTGGAGAATGGGAATTT GGAGGATTCCCAGCCTGGTTGTTGAAGGAAAATCCCAAGATGGTGCTCAGGAAAATGGATCCAA CGTACATTAAGTATGTGGACACTTGGATGGACAAGCTATTGCCGATGTTAACTCCACTCATGTATGAAAACGGGGGCCCAATTCTAATGGTTCAG ATTGAGAACGAGTATGGTAGTTATTTTGCCTGTGACCATGACTACATGGCCCATCTATTTATCAAAGCGAGGCAAATCCTGGGGCCCAGGTCTATAATTTACACCACGGACGGTGACCTGCAGTCCAACTTTCAGTGTGGCCCCACCCCTGGGGCCTACGCCACAACAGATTTTGGGGTCACCCTTTTCT TCAATCCACAGAAGTCTTTCCAGCCACAGAGGGACTATGAACCGTTCGGACCTCTG GTAAACTCAGAGTTTTACCCTGGATGGCTTGACCACTGGGGCTACCCTCACTCCACGGTCAACTTAGACGTCTTCTCCAAGGCATTGGACCTGCTGCTGGACTATGGGGCCAATGTCAACAT GTATATGTTTGAAGGAGGAACGAATTTTGGCTTTTGGAATG GTGCTGATTATGACGCTGCAGGTTCTAAATCAGGCTCTAAGAATCTAAAAG GTGCAAATTATGCCCCATACCAAGCAGTGCCCACTAGCTATGATTATGATGCACCGTTAACAGAGGCAGGGGACATAACTGATAAATACATCGCTATCAGACAGGTCATTTCTAAG TACAAGCAGCTACCAAGCATGCCAATCCCAAAGAATACCACAAAAACAGCATACGGCAAAGTGGAAATGAGCTTT ATGGCGACTGTTCAAGATGCTTTGCAAACTCTTTGTCCAAAAGGACCAATAAAATCCCAATACCCACTTACAATGGAGGCCATCGGACAG TGGCAGGGATTTGTACTGTATAGACACACCTTGTTAGGGGACACTCCATCGGAACCCAAAACATTGGATCTGTCTGGAGTCAGGGACCGGGCTTATCTGATGATTAACCAG GTTCCGCAAGGAATATTTGATCGCAATGGACAGAAGACAATGAATCTCACCCTGAAGGTCAATGAAACTATTGATATCTTGGTGGAGAATATGGGCCATATTGGATTTGGATCTGAGATGAACAATAATTCAAAG GGCCTGATCAGTAATGTCACATTTGGTGGCTCCATTTTGACTGGATGGTCAATATTTCCACTCACGGTCGAAAACTTTAAACCTTCAAGTCTTTCAGGAATATATAG AGATAAACCATTTAGGAATGGTAATTTGACCACACCCTCCTTCTATGTGGGTAAACTCCACGTCCCCAAAGAACCATCGGATACCTTCCTAGACATGAGTGCCTGGGGAAAG GGTCAGAATTTAATCATGTCATCGTCCATGATCAACGTGGGGCGATACTGGCCCTACGTGGGGCCCCAGGTCCGACTCTACGTCCCGAAGCCATTCCTCGCCCCCTCTCCTACAATCAATTACATCATCATGTTCGAGCTGGAACAAGCCCCCTGTGATACCGCTGACAAGTGCACTGTTGAGTTTGTGGATCAAGCTTTAATTAACGCAGCGCCTCACAAACCAAACTTTGAGCGGGAGGAGACAGTATTCTCGAGAAAGCGAATTTCTGTATAA